Genomic window (Bradyrhizobium sp. 186):
TGAGCAGGACAACGGCTATGCGGTGACGCATCCCCAAGAGCGAGACTCGGTGGTACTCGATTTGAAGGGTGGCTTGGAGAAGCTGAGGTCGGACTCCATTAGCGCAGGGTCGGTGCGAAAACTCGTTACGGCCTTGAAGAAAGCGAGCTTTCGATTTGCGAACACTGTTAAAGGACAAACTATCGAAGGCGCGCTCCTGGCCATCAAGGACGTCGTGAAATCCCACCTAAGTTCTGCGCTAGAGCACCTCTGGTCGCTTTTCTAGGGGGCGAATGTTTCAGTTGCGGTGGCCGCATGTAGGATGGGTAGAGCACCTCCGAAACCCTTCATGCTTCACCATCGGAAAAGGTGCTGACGGGTTTCGCTCCGCTCCACCCATCCGACGGGCTGCATCAATCATGTCATTGCGACCAAGGTTGCGCCTGGAATCAGATAGATGGATTCCATGTCAAAGTGATCGCTTCGACCACGCCGCTGGGGGCGTTCTCAATCCGCTCGATGAAACCCGCATGTTCAGCAATTTTGATGCACCCATAGTCCATTCGGCTTCGCTGATCCATCTTGGGTCAGGAATGTGATCGGAAGTGTTCTTCTCCGAGTCTGCTCGGCAAGCCGGACCAGATTTCTGTAGAACGCAGATTGACGAGCAGTTTGCTTGGCTGGCGCGTCCCTAAATTCACTCGCTGGGCGCGGGTTCGTTGGATTGCTCAAGGTCATTGCACCAATAGCCTCTTCCCAATGGAAGTTTAACATCAACGCCATCTTGCTGTCCCTCCCAGTCGTAATCGTCCCGCATCACGTTGACAGCGCGTGGCGGTGCAGAAACCGTCGTAGGCCGAAGCGCCACCATTCCATAGGATGGGTAGAGCACTTGCGAAACCCATCATGCTTCATCGTTGAACAAACCCCGATGGGTTTTGCTTCTCGCTCTACCCACCTACGTACTGTCCCCCTCAACTCCTATACCAACTCCCCAGATTCCACGTCGTGACGTCCCACCCCGAAATGTCGGCCATCAGGCTATTGACGTTGGCGCCGACGATGTTGCGCGAGAGCAGCGGCACCAGCACATTGGCCTCGCAGAAGATCTCGTTGACCTTGATCAGCAGCGCGGCGCGCTTGGCCGGATCGAGCTCCTGCTGCGCGGCCTTGTAGGCCTTGTCGGCCTCGGGATCGGACCAGCGCGAGACGTTGCGGCCCAGCCATTTGTTCTCCTTGTTGGAGATCTCCCAGGAGACGCACTGGTTCAGGAAACGCTCCGGATCGGGCTGCGGCTGCGTCGTGTTGTACATCTCCATGTCGCAATAGAGCTTCGAGTAGGTATCGGGGTTGCCGACGTCCGACGAGAAGAACACCGAGGGGGTGACCGATTTGAGCTCGATGTCGATACCCGCGCGCTGGCAGGCCTGCTTGATGATCGCCTGCGTCTTCTGGCGCGGGGCGTTGATCGAGGTCTGGAAGACGTATTTGAGCTTCTTGCCGTCCTTCTCGCGGATGCCGTCCTCGCCCTTCTTCCAGCCGGCCTCGTCGAGGATCCTGTTCGCCTTGTCGACGTCGAACTCGTATTTGAGCTTGCTCGATTTGAACTGCGAGGGCTGGTTGACGAAACTCGCCGTGGCGATGCCGCCGCGGCCGTAGATGAATTTCTGGATCGCCTCGCGATCGATCAGGCAGTTGATCGCCCGGCGCACGGCCGGATCCGACAGCGACGGGTGTTTGGTCTTGGTGCTGGACCGCTCGCCGTCGACCTCGCTCCACGGGTCCGTCGTGTTGAGGATCATGAACTCGACGCCGCCGGAGGGCGTGAATTCCACCTTGCCTTTCCCGCTGGCCTCCATGCGCTTGAGGACCTCATCCTCCACCAGCAGGTTCCAGGCATAGTCGTATTCGCCGGTCTGCAGCACGGCGCGCGCCGCGGAGACCGCGTCGCCGCCACCCTTGACCTCGAGCGTGTCGAAATGCGGCTGGTTCCTGACGTGATAGTCGGGGTTGCGTTCGGCTCTGATCATGTCGCCCGGCTTGAACTCGACAAACCTGTAGGGACCGGTGCCGATCGGCTTCAGATTGCCCGGCGCTTCGCGCGACTTTGCGCCGGCATAGTCGCCGAAATGATGTTTTGGCAGGATCTGGCCGACCGAGCCGACGAAGGGGTCGGCCCAGAACGGGGTCGGGGCCTTGAAGATCACCTTGACGGTGTGCTCGTCGATCTTCTCGACAATGATGTCCTTGTAGGACCCTGTGGTGTATGCGGCGGTCGCGAGATCCGCGGCGTATTGCCACGTAAAGACGACGTCGTCGGCGGTGAAGGGCTTGCCATCATGCCACCTCACGCCCTGCTTCAGCTTCCAGGTCACGCTGGTGCCGTCCGCCGCGAGGCCGCCGTTCGCCTTGGTCGGAACCTCGGCGGCGAGGCAGGGGATGAGATTGCCCTCCTTGTCCCAGCCGGCCAGCGGCTCGAAGAAGATCCGCGAGGCAACTTGGTCCTTGGTGCCGATCGCGAAATGCGGATTGAGCAGCGTTGGGGCCTGCCAGATCAGGATCTTGAGCGGGCCGCCGCCGCCGGCCTTGGTCGGCTTGTAGGGCAGCGTGGCATCCGCCATCGCCACGTCGTTCCAGCTCAGGATCTGGCTCGCGACCGGCGCTGCGATCCCGATCGCAGCCATTGTCTGGATGAACGAGCGTCGCGATAACGTGCCTTGCTTCACTTCCGCGATGAACTTGCGGATTTCGTTTTCGTTCATCAGATGACCCCACCTGTTAAAAAAATCGTCACCGGCCGTACATGCACTGTAACTCAGGACGTTTGGCATCGTGGAGTCAAGATGATGTCGCAGGTCTGAAGCCGTCGGGCAAAACACCCGACTCCCGTCAACCCCCTCCCCACAAAAATATTCCGCTTTACCGAAATTCGGAAATGGCGTATGTGTCTCCTATCCCGGCTCACCAGGAGGGGCGATCGTACGTCGTCACGATATGCGAGCCGGGTTGCGGTGGACGCGGCAGCGTCGGCACGAGAGGTGCGGGCAGGGCGGGTAGTCCCTGTGAGCCCGAAACCACGTGCGGACGAGCGGCGCTGACGGTTCGTCTCGCCAACATTTTTCCGGCAAATTCGACAACGCCGGAGAACCCTGTGGCGATAGGCGGGCTCGCGTACGGCAAAACCGTGTGGTCCTGGCCGTCGTTGCTACGGTCAAGCTCTAGCGGAGGTGTGGAGCGCCCAACCGGGTCAACCGCATCGTCAATTCGCGGGGCGAGGGAGGCCAGAAGGAATTCGGCTCCCGGGAGAGCGCGGCATAAGCCGTCAACCCACTGCGCAGGGAAGGTCGAGTGTTTCGGCTACACCTGTTGACCGCTGTGCAGTTTTACTGCGCGTGCTTTCGCACAGCGGATGAGTGGGTGCCAGCCGGCACCCGGCCTTCCCTGCGCCCTCTTGGTTCAAGAGGGTGACACGATCAAGCAAAGCTCGGGCGAAATCAGCCGCGAGAACGCGATGCTGCGTGTTGTCGCCTGACGAAGCGGTAACTGGACCGCCGCCCGAAAGCAGGCTCAGGCGACGATCCAGTGCGAGCTAAACGAACTTGGGGAAGTTCAAAGGCCGCGCGCAAAGCTAACCCGGTCGATGCGGCCAGCTCAAGTTTCGTTGTGTTGCTCCGGCCGAAGATTCATTGCCGTGACTCCTCTTTTCACAATGATGGCAGTGGAACGCCACAACGCGACGGCTGTTCCCGTCCGGTGTCTTGGATCAGGAGAACTTTGATGAGCGACGCAGACGACCACTTCGCCAGGCTGCTCGGGAAGGCGGCCATGGACGTGTGGGGCGACATGCCCCGCGACATCCAGGAGGCGCTGTTCGAGACCGCCATGAAGGAGCGCAGTAGCGAGCGCGAAGGGCTCGCGCGGCTGCTGCACGGGCGTCACCCGCGCACGCTGCATCCGGCAAAGCCGGCCTGAACGCATGCGCGGGAACCGCTCCGCCTGCACCTTCCTCCGCGAATGCCCCGATGACGGAACGTTCGTGCGAATACATGGTTGGCATGGTGCGGGACACTTCAACCGGACAGAGCGGACCGGCCCGCGCTTCCAACTGCGCTCGATCATGTGAGTTGATTGGCATGACGTTGATTGGCACGACCGAGATGAACATCGGAAAATGGTACGACCCGATCTCGCAGCGCTGGATCATGCCGCGCGAGACCACTCCCGTGGCGGCGTGCGCGCAGTCGAGCGCAGAGAACGTGCTGAACAACCACACGCGCGGCGAAGCGGAACGTATCTGGCACCTGCTGGTGGAGTGCTGCGCGCGCGAATGATGTTGGTCTCGCGGCGTCCCGTCACCGCCCGCCGACGAGCGCGAGAGCGGCCTCGACCGCGTTCTCTAGAATCTCCTCCGACAATTGCCTGTCGCTGACGGCGCGCGACAATTGCAGCGCGCCGACCATGGTCGCATAGACCGTCATCGCCTTGCGCCGCCGCTGCTCGCGCGAACCTTCCGGGATCTGTGCCGCCATCAACGCGATGATGTCGGACATCTTTCCGGTAAAGGCATCGCGCGTGGCCTTCGGATGCCGCGCGATCTCGGAAACCAGCGCCGCGGTCGGGCAGCCGGTCCCGGCGCGGTCGCGGTGGCGCGGAGAGAGGTAGTCGCGGATCGTGGTCTCGAGCGCGACGCTGTTGTCGAGATTGTCCTTGTGCCGCTGCTCGCGCCGCTCCAGCGCATCGAGCAGCACCGCGCGCACCAGGTCCTCCTTCGACTCGAAATGCGTGTAAAAAGCGCCGTTGGTCAGGCCCGCCTCCGACATGATGCCGGCGAGACCCACCGCGGCAATGCCGCTCTCGCGGAACTGCGCCGAGGCGATTTCGAGAATGTGCCGCCGCGTCGTGTCCCGGTGTCCCTTGTCGTAGCGCGCCATGGCTGCCTCTTGCGAACCGGCCGCCCCCAAGCCGCAAAATTGTGAGGGCTGGCCTATTGCATTACGATCATAATAATACATTATATTCATAATTCAAATGGGGCGGTCGATGGGCCGCGGCCGTCAGGAACCACAGGACCGTACCGATGTCAGTCGAGGATGCCGCCGCGCCGGCTCTGTCTGCCACCCACGCCGTGGCCCGCACCGCGGCGCCGCTTCGCCGGACGGCGCCGTCCACCCAAAGCGCGAGCGAGCAAAGGCGCGATGCGTTGCTCACCGCGCCGATCCTGCCGACGCTGCTCAAGCTCGCGGCGCCGACGGTGACCGTGCTGGTGGCGCAGACCGCGGTCAACATCGCGGAGGCCTATTATGTCGGCTATCTCGGCACCGATGCGCTCGCCGGCGCCGCGCTGGTATTCCCGATCTTCATGCTGATGACGATGATGTCGAATGGCGGGCTCGGCAGCGGCGTTGCGTCCTCCGTGGCGCGCGCGGTCGGGGCCGGTCGCCGCGATGACGCCGAGGCCGCGCTGTTTCATGCCGTGGTGCTCGCCATCCTCGCCGGTGGCGTGTTCACGCTCGGTGTGATCCTCGGCGGGCCATGGCTCTATCGCACCCTCGGCGGCCGGGGCGATGCGCTCGCTGCGGCCACCCTTTATTCCAACTACCTCTTCGCCGGCGCCATTCCGGTGTGGATCGTCAATCTCCAGGCGGCGGCGCTGCGCGGCTCCGGCAACGTCAAGGTGCCCGCGCTGGTGACGCTGGTCGGCGCGATCGTGACGATCCCGGTCTCGCCGCTGCTGATCTTCGGCTTCGGACCGGTCCCGCGGCTCGGCATCGGCGGCGCCGGGATCGCCTTCGGGCTCTATTATGGCGCGGCGATGCTGTTCCTGCTGCACTACATGTCCTCCGGTGGGTCCGGCCTGACGCTGCGCATCGTGTCGTTGCGCGCAAAAATATTCGCCGACATGTTGAAGGTCGGCATTCCGACCGCGTTCAACGCGGTGCTGACCAACCTCACCGTCATCCTCGTCACCGCCGCGGTCGGCCTGTTCGGCACCTCGGCGCTTGCCGGTTACGGCATCGCCTCGCGGCTCGACTACATCATGATCCCGCTGCTGTTCGGCATCAGCACGGCGACCCTGACCATGGTCGGCGTCAACATGGGCGCCGGCCAGACCGCCCGGGCGCGCAGGATCGGGTGGATCAGCGGCGTCGTCGGCATGATCCTGACCGGCACGATCGGCCTGTTGGTGGCGATCTTTCCGACGGCCTGGCTGAACCTGTTCAGCCACGATCCCGAGGTGGTGAACGAAGGCATGACTTACCTGCGCATCGTCGCTCCCGCCTATGCCGCGCTCGGCTTCGGCTTCGTCACCTCCTTCGCCGCCCAGGGCACCGGCCGCGCCATGGGACCGCTGGCTTCGTCGATTGCGCGGATCCTGATCGCGGCCGGCGGCGGTTGGATTGCAGTCGCGAGCTTTGGCGCGGGCATGGCGGGGCTCGCCACCATGGTCACCGTGTCGCTCGCCGCCTACGCCGCGATCTGCGTCCTGATCATGCTGTCGCCTTCGACCTGGCGCGCCGAATGATAGCGCGCTCGCTCGCGGCTCGGATGTGGTCCAGCGCCGTCAGGTCACCCACACGTCCCCCGCAAGCGTTCCATTTCCCTATTCGCCCTGCGAGTGGAAGCTGCATCTCCTAGCGCGGGCAAATTTGATTTTTCATTTCATTGATTTCGTGTCCCGCACGGAGGAAGACGACACCAGCTATTGCCGGTTCCATGGAGACCAAAGATGTCGTTTCGTGCCGCCCTGATCCTCTCGACCGTGCTCGCCGCGTGGTCGGCCGCAGCTACAGCCGAGACCATCAAGATCGGCGTGACGCCGGGTCCGCATGCGCAGATCTTCGAGGCCGTGAAGCCGATCGCGGCGAAGCAGGGCCTCGACATCCAATTGATCGAGTTCTCCGACTACGTCGTGCCGAACGCCGCGCTCGATGCCGGCGACATCCAGGCCAATTCGTTCCAGAACCAGCCCTATCTCGACAACCAGAAGGCCGACCGCGGCTACAAGATCGAAGCCGTCGGCCTGACCGTGAATTTCCCCATCGGCGTCTATTCGAAGAAGCACAAGAACTGGGCCGATATCCCCGACGGCGGCAAGGTCTCGATCCCCAACGATCCGACCAACGGCGGACGTGTGCTGCTGCTCCTGCGCGACAAGGGCGCGATCAAGCTGAAGGATGGCGTCGGCTTCAAGCCGACGGTGCTGGACATCACCGAAAATGCCAAGAAGCTGAAATTCATCGAAGTCGACGCAGCACAGGCACCTCGCGCGCTCGACGATGTCGACGCGGCCGCGATCAACACCAATTATGCAACCCAGGCGGGCCTCGATCCCGTCAAGGATCCGATCCTGCGCGAGGACCCGAAGGGACCCTATGTCAACCTGATCGCCGTTCGGGCGGCCGACAAGGACAAGCCGTGGGTCAAGGTCCTCGTGGACGCCTATCACGCGCCGGAGGTCAAGGAGTTCATCCTGACCAAGTTCAAG
Coding sequences:
- a CDS encoding peptide ABC transporter substrate-binding protein, with protein sequence MNENEIRKFIAEVKQGTLSRRSFIQTMAAIGIAAPVASQILSWNDVAMADATLPYKPTKAGGGGPLKILIWQAPTLLNPHFAIGTKDQVASRIFFEPLAGWDKEGNLIPCLAAEVPTKANGGLAADGTSVTWKLKQGVRWHDGKPFTADDVVFTWQYAADLATAAYTTGSYKDIIVEKIDEHTVKVIFKAPTPFWADPFVGSVGQILPKHHFGDYAGAKSREAPGNLKPIGTGPYRFVEFKPGDMIRAERNPDYHVRNQPHFDTLEVKGGGDAVSAARAVLQTGEYDYAWNLLVEDEVLKRMEASGKGKVEFTPSGGVEFMILNTTDPWSEVDGERSSTKTKHPSLSDPAVRRAINCLIDREAIQKFIYGRGGIATASFVNQPSQFKSSKLKYEFDVDKANRILDEAGWKKGEDGIREKDGKKLKYVFQTSINAPRQKTQAIIKQACQRAGIDIELKSVTPSVFFSSDVGNPDTYSKLYCDMEMYNTTQPQPDPERFLNQCVSWEISNKENKWLGRNVSRWSDPEADKAYKAAQQELDPAKRAALLIKVNEIFCEANVLVPLLSRNIVGANVNSLMADISGWDVTTWNLGSWYRS
- a CDS encoding TetR/AcrR family transcriptional regulator; the encoded protein is MARYDKGHRDTTRRHILEIASAQFRESGIAAVGLAGIMSEAGLTNGAFYTHFESKEDLVRAVLLDALERREQRHKDNLDNSVALETTIRDYLSPRHRDRAGTGCPTAALVSEIARHPKATRDAFTGKMSDIIALMAAQIPEGSREQRRRKAMTVYATMVGALQLSRAVSDRQLSEEILENAVEAALALVGGR
- a CDS encoding MATE family efflux transporter; translated protein: MSVEDAAAPALSATHAVARTAAPLRRTAPSTQSASEQRRDALLTAPILPTLLKLAAPTVTVLVAQTAVNIAEAYYVGYLGTDALAGAALVFPIFMLMTMMSNGGLGSGVASSVARAVGAGRRDDAEAALFHAVVLAILAGGVFTLGVILGGPWLYRTLGGRGDALAAATLYSNYLFAGAIPVWIVNLQAAALRGSGNVKVPALVTLVGAIVTIPVSPLLIFGFGPVPRLGIGGAGIAFGLYYGAAMLFLLHYMSSGGSGLTLRIVSLRAKIFADMLKVGIPTAFNAVLTNLTVILVTAAVGLFGTSALAGYGIASRLDYIMIPLLFGISTATLTMVGVNMGAGQTARARRIGWISGVVGMILTGTIGLLVAIFPTAWLNLFSHDPEVVNEGMTYLRIVAPAYAALGFGFVTSFAAQGTGRAMGPLASSIARILIAAGGGWIAVASFGAGMAGLATMVTVSLAAYAAICVLIMLSPSTWRAE
- a CDS encoding MetQ/NlpA family ABC transporter substrate-binding protein, coding for MSFRAALILSTVLAAWSAAATAETIKIGVTPGPHAQIFEAVKPIAAKQGLDIQLIEFSDYVVPNAALDAGDIQANSFQNQPYLDNQKADRGYKIEAVGLTVNFPIGVYSKKHKNWADIPDGGKVSIPNDPTNGGRVLLLLRDKGAIKLKDGVGFKPTVLDITENAKKLKFIEVDAAQAPRALDDVDAAAINTNYATQAGLDPVKDPILREDPKGPYVNLIAVRAADKDKPWVKVLVDAYHAPEVKEFILTKFKGAVLPSW